In the genome of Pelobacter seleniigenes DSM 18267, one region contains:
- a CDS encoding IlvD/Edd family dehydratase translates to MMSSKTDTHDQPSKLRSRRWFDDPDNPGMTAIYIERYMNYGITREELQSNRPIIGIAQTGSDLTPCNRHHLELAQRVRDGIRDAGGIPLEFPVHPIQETGKRPTPSLDRNLAYLGLVEILHGYPLDGVVLTTGCDKTTPACLMAAATVNIPAIVLSGGPMLDGWWKKRLAGSGTVIWQAREEHSAGKINYDEFMEMVSSSAPSVGHCNTMGTALSMNCLAEALGMSLPGCAAIPAPYRERAWMAYATGKRSVELVHENLRPSDIMTKGAFENAVVAAAALGGSSNCPIHMVAIARHMGVEHSLEDWHRLGPEIPLLVDCQPAGRFLGEAFFRAGGVPAVMKELAGQGKLNTEVITVSGKTLAEDLAACNQKTDHEVIRPYSNPLKEKAGYVVLTGNIFHSAVIKTSVIDDDFRRKFLSHPAHPNVLEARIIVFEGPEDYHARIDDPTLEIDETCMLVIRNCGPVGYPGAAEVVNMLPPAALVKKGISVLPTMGDGRQSGTSGSPSILNISPEAAVGGNIALLKTGDTVRIDLNRNRADVLLSDADLERRRKELPPPQLNNQTPWEEFYRREVGQLETGGCLEYAVSYLDVIASRGESRHSH, encoded by the coding sequence ATGATGAGTTCTAAAACGGACACGCATGACCAACCAAGCAAACTACGCAGCAGACGCTGGTTTGATGACCCTGACAATCCGGGTATGACCGCCATCTACATTGAACGTTATATGAACTACGGCATCACCCGGGAAGAACTACAATCCAATCGACCGATTATCGGCATTGCTCAGACCGGCTCGGACCTGACCCCTTGCAACCGCCACCACCTGGAACTGGCGCAAAGAGTCAGGGACGGGATCAGGGATGCCGGCGGCATTCCGTTGGAATTCCCGGTGCATCCGATTCAGGAGACCGGCAAACGGCCGACACCGTCATTGGACCGGAATCTGGCCTATCTCGGGCTGGTGGAAATTCTCCATGGCTATCCCCTGGATGGGGTGGTCCTGACCACCGGCTGCGATAAAACCACGCCGGCTTGCCTGATGGCGGCGGCGACGGTCAATATTCCGGCGATTGTTCTGTCCGGTGGGCCGATGCTGGACGGGTGGTGGAAAAAAAGACTGGCCGGTTCAGGGACGGTCATCTGGCAGGCGCGCGAAGAACACAGCGCCGGGAAAATCAATTACGACGAATTTATGGAGATGGTCTCCTCGTCGGCGCCATCGGTCGGTCATTGCAATACCATGGGTACGGCCTTATCGATGAACTGCCTGGCCGAAGCGCTGGGCATGTCCCTGCCGGGCTGTGCGGCCATTCCCGCTCCGTACCGGGAACGGGCCTGGATGGCCTACGCGACCGGTAAACGCAGCGTCGAACTGGTCCACGAGAACCTGCGCCCAAGCGATATCATGACCAAAGGCGCCTTTGAAAATGCCGTGGTCGCGGCTGCGGCCCTGGGTGGGTCATCGAACTGTCCCATACACATGGTCGCCATCGCCCGGCACATGGGGGTGGAACACAGCCTGGAGGACTGGCACCGGTTGGGGCCGGAGATCCCGCTACTGGTCGATTGTCAGCCAGCCGGACGTTTTCTCGGCGAAGCCTTTTTCCGGGCCGGCGGGGTACCGGCGGTCATGAAAGAACTGGCCGGCCAGGGCAAACTCAATACCGAGGTGATTACGGTCAGCGGGAAAACCCTGGCTGAGGACTTGGCGGCCTGCAACCAAAAAACCGATCATGAAGTGATCCGCCCCTACAGCAATCCGCTTAAAGAAAAAGCCGGCTATGTGGTGCTGACCGGCAATATTTTTCACAGCGCGGTCATCAAAACCAGTGTCATCGATGATGATTTTCGCCGCAAATTCTTAAGCCACCCCGCACATCCGAATGTTCTGGAGGCCCGGATCATCGTTTTTGAAGGGCCTGAGGATTATCACGCCAGGATCGATGATCCAACGCTGGAGATTGACGAGACCTGCATGCTGGTCATTCGCAATTGCGGCCCGGTCGGCTACCCTGGCGCCGCAGAAGTGGTCAACATGCTGCCGCCGGCAGCACTGGTCAAAAAGGGGATTTCAGTCCTGCCCACCATGGGTGACGGGCGACAAAGCGGTACGTCGGGCAGCCCGTCCATCCTCAACATTTCCCCCGAAGCTGCGGTTGGCGGCAATATCGCGCTGCTCAAAACCGGTGATACCGTACGGATTGATTTAAATCGTAACCGGGCCGATGTCTTGCTCAGCGACGCCGATCTGGAACGGCGCCGTAAGGAACTGCCACCTCCGCAGCTCAACAACCAGACACCATGGGAAGAATTTTACCGCAGAGAAGTCGGCCAATTGGAAACCGGTGGTTGCCTGGAATATGCCGTTTCCTACCTGGACGTGATCGCCAGCCGTGGCGAATCCCGCCATAGTCACTGA
- a CDS encoding DUF1328 domain-containing protein — MLSWAFLFLVIALIAGVLGFGGIAGTAAGIAKILFFIFLVVFVVALIFGRKPKV, encoded by the coding sequence ATGCTGTCCTGGGCTTTTCTTTTTCTGGTTATCGCCCTGATTGCCGGTGTGCTTGGTTTTGGCGGAATTGCCGGTACTGCCGCGGGCATAGCCAAAATCCTGTTTTTCATTTTCCTGGTTGTTTTTGTGGTCGCTTTGATCTTTGGTCGCAAGCCGAAGGTCTGA
- a CDS encoding GSU3473 family protein yields MIQVVYKNGREDVVDQKFLDILLYLGEVQEFRRSDHWVNVAEDPIRSFHRQEFSGQDRRRHAPTEFISVPVNG; encoded by the coding sequence ATGATTCAAGTGGTTTATAAAAACGGCAGAGAGGATGTTGTTGATCAGAAGTTTCTCGATATCCTCTTGTATCTGGGCGAAGTGCAGGAGTTTCGGCGCAGTGACCACTGGGTAAATGTCGCTGAAGACCCGATTCGCTCGTTCCACCGCCAGGAGTTTTCAGGTCAGGACCGCAGACGACATGCCCCGACGGAATTCATTTCCGTCCCGGTCAACGGTTAG
- a CDS encoding OsmC family protein encodes MALINVSFPGGVQVNANVAGFDILTDQPEANGGTNAAINPFYLFLSSLATCSGFFALRFCQQRDLPTTGLGLTLDAERDEETHALKKVRMKLQLPADFPDKYKKAILRAAEQCAVKKALENPPEIQMVTE; translated from the coding sequence ATGGCTTTAATCAATGTCAGCTTTCCCGGAGGGGTCCAGGTCAATGCCAACGTCGCCGGTTTCGACATCCTCACCGACCAGCCTGAAGCCAACGGCGGGACCAATGCCGCGATCAACCCTTTTTACCTGTTCCTTTCTTCCCTGGCGACCTGCTCAGGCTTCTTCGCCCTGCGGTTCTGCCAGCAGCGCGACCTGCCGACCACCGGGCTGGGGCTGACCCTGGATGCGGAGCGTGACGAAGAGACCCACGCGCTGAAAAAGGTGCGCATGAAATTGCAGCTGCCCGCCGACTTCCCGGACAAATACAAAAAAGCCATCCTCCGCGCTGCGGAACAGTGCGCAGTCAAGAAGGCGCTGGAGAATCCACCCGAGATCCAGATGGTGACGGAATAA
- a CDS encoding methyl-accepting chemotaxis protein — MKNSLTFKQKMVLVLILAVFGFAVVTTLAISGLTDMSQSLNKADSVARGIGEASQIQLSLLKIADNSRNLQLNGVEGFLKDMDQELAEHKRALAAQLSSLQGSALAEDIVWMESASEDFRKNFHRFAELKTTIGFKKDEGLQKTLIDYGDKVKKEIWFGSFSEQILKLQVDSNAYLANGDPEQAKQIANYLGDLKKQLDEKNMGGLETKDGITFKELLDQYGTLLKSVVEPRTELHTVETTIKQLMEDIKARSTVMKDNGTLLLEQSGAAAARSKHAALMQMSIGAVATGLLLCLVLIWISRDFLRSLKKVIGVVDQVADGDLHISLEAGRKDEVGRLLFSLSNMVDKLKQVCAALDALAMGDLTFALDVEDGKKDELRRALLKVRDDLSAMVSQQLVSGQQISSGSVNVSDFSQSLSQGATESAASLEEISSSLNEMSSQTKFNAENASQVNTLSSEAKKAADEGNSQMERMVAAMAEINTAGQSINKIIKVIDEIAFQTNLLALNAAVEAARAGQHGKGFAVVAEEVRNLAARSAKAASETSELIAGTVEKTQNGVEIAHQTAKSLEKIYGGVSKVSDLAEEIASASTEQASGIGQINQGLNQIDRVIQQNTATAEESASAAEELSSQAAELLSMLKRFKLNELNNQLGYKPKQKQLA; from the coding sequence GTGAAAAACAGTTTGACATTCAAACAGAAAATGGTGCTGGTCCTGATCTTGGCTGTGTTTGGTTTTGCCGTGGTCACCACATTGGCCATCTCCGGTTTAACGGATATGAGCCAGTCCTTGAACAAGGCCGATTCCGTTGCCAGGGGAATCGGTGAAGCCTCGCAGATTCAACTGAGTTTGCTGAAAATTGCCGACAACAGTCGAAATTTACAGCTGAACGGGGTTGAAGGCTTTCTCAAGGACATGGATCAGGAGCTCGCTGAACACAAACGCGCTTTGGCGGCACAGCTCTCCTCCCTGCAAGGGTCAGCTTTGGCAGAGGATATCGTCTGGATGGAGTCCGCCAGTGAGGATTTCAGAAAGAACTTCCACCGTTTTGCCGAGTTGAAAACAACCATTGGTTTCAAAAAAGATGAAGGTTTGCAAAAAACTCTCATCGACTATGGTGATAAGGTTAAAAAGGAGATCTGGTTCGGTTCTTTCAGTGAGCAGATTTTAAAGCTCCAGGTTGACAGCAATGCCTACCTGGCCAATGGCGACCCCGAACAGGCCAAGCAGATCGCTAACTATCTGGGCGATTTGAAAAAACAGCTGGACGAAAAGAACATGGGTGGCCTGGAAACCAAGGATGGGATCACTTTTAAGGAACTGCTCGACCAGTATGGTACTTTGTTAAAATCTGTTGTCGAGCCGCGCACCGAGTTGCATACGGTTGAAACGACCATCAAGCAGCTGATGGAAGATATCAAGGCCCGCAGTACGGTAATGAAGGACAATGGTACTTTGCTGCTTGAACAAAGTGGCGCTGCGGCAGCCCGGTCCAAACATGCCGCGCTGATGCAGATGAGCATCGGGGCTGTTGCGACCGGACTTCTGCTTTGCTTGGTGTTGATCTGGATCAGCCGGGATTTCCTGAGGTCACTGAAGAAGGTGATCGGGGTCGTTGATCAGGTGGCTGATGGGGACCTGCACATTAGCCTCGAAGCTGGGCGCAAGGATGAAGTCGGCCGTCTGTTGTTCTCCTTGAGCAATATGGTGGATAAACTCAAGCAGGTTTGTGCAGCCTTGGACGCACTGGCCATGGGTGATCTTACCTTTGCCCTCGACGTTGAAGACGGCAAAAAGGATGAATTGAGAAGGGCTCTGCTCAAGGTGCGGGACGACCTGAGCGCCATGGTCAGTCAACAGCTGGTGTCCGGCCAGCAGATTTCTTCCGGCAGTGTGAATGTCAGTGATTTCTCCCAATCCCTGTCTCAGGGGGCAACCGAGTCAGCTGCATCTCTGGAAGAAATCTCAAGTTCTCTTAATGAAATGTCAAGCCAGACGAAATTCAACGCCGAGAACGCCAGCCAAGTCAACACGCTCTCCAGTGAGGCCAAGAAGGCTGCCGACGAAGGCAATTCGCAAATGGAGCGGATGGTGGCCGCTATGGCGGAAATCAATACCGCCGGCCAGAGCATTAACAAAATCATCAAGGTCATTGATGAAATCGCCTTCCAGACCAACCTGCTGGCTCTCAATGCCGCGGTCGAAGCCGCTCGGGCCGGGCAGCATGGCAAAGGCTTTGCCGTAGTTGCCGAAGAGGTGAGAAACCTGGCTGCGCGGAGCGCCAAAGCGGCCTCGGAAACCAGTGAACTGATCGCCGGGACCGTCGAAAAAACCCAGAATGGGGTGGAAATAGCCCATCAGACCGCCAAGTCACTGGAAAAAATCTATGGCGGGGTCTCAAAAGTCTCAGATCTGGCTGAAGAGATTGCCTCCGCTTCCACGGAACAGGCCAGCGGGATCGGTCAGATCAACCAGGGGCTCAACCAGATCGACCGGGTAATTCAGCAGAATACGGCCACGGCTGAAGAAAGCGCCTCCGCTGCCGAGGAATTGTCCAGCCAGGCTGCCGAATTGCTGAGCATGCTGAAACGCTTTAAGTTGAACGAACTGAACAATCAACTTGGCTATAAGCCGAAACAGAAACAGCTGGCCTGA
- a CDS encoding carboxymuconolactone decarboxylase family protein: MVENFQEFQAKLQRQMGQLGKENPAIMKGIGQLHKAALAEGVLSSRTKELVALGIAIAVRCEGCISTHVRDALKLGVTRAELLETIGVAVLMGGGPSVVYGSQALDAFDQFAPATEESLGEGLVEQAELSLEGV, encoded by the coding sequence ATGGTTGAAAATTTTCAGGAATTTCAGGCCAAGCTGCAACGGCAGATGGGGCAGCTCGGTAAAGAGAATCCCGCGATCATGAAGGGGATCGGGCAGCTGCACAAGGCGGCCTTGGCTGAAGGCGTGCTGTCCAGCCGGACCAAGGAGCTGGTTGCCCTGGGGATTGCTATCGCCGTCCGTTGTGAAGGCTGTATCTCCACCCACGTCAGGGATGCTCTCAAACTCGGGGTTACTCGCGCCGAGCTGCTCGAGACCATTGGTGTGGCCGTGCTGATGGGGGGCGGGCCATCGGTGGTGTACGGTTCGCAGGCCCTGGACGCCTTTGATCAGTTTGCCCCGGCGACTGAGGAGAGCCTTGGCGAAGGCTTGGTAGAGCAAGCCGAACTGAGTCTGGAAGGGGTCTGA
- a CDS encoding EAL domain-containing protein, whose protein sequence is MDDAIPSAPECAALYQTAFEENPIASFILDAQGRVLFWNKACAQLTGLAAEEVLGTSEVWKGFFSRPRPVLSQQLLEAHQPTGCNSNAVNLFSHTSEISREGLFRSVNGQQRYLLVQCRLLRDDDGAVVGCIESLTDCSDSKMYQRQFAFSKTHDTLTGLPNRTLLEENLSQALHLAHRAVDFVSVFWIQLQDYDSIDIAFSDADLASLLETVSRRLLSEVRAIDTLAYCGRGEFVVAASKFRHEDYIPDLAHRLRDAATFSVSHSGKSFKTSCQVGVSIFPRNGQNAETLLANARKAATMVSGEKDVLIRFASDELNDKYLLRLNLEDQLKGAIKYNELSLHFQPKASLKTGRMTGMEALLRWHNPKLGAVSPAVFIPLAETLGLIEPIGEWVFKSVCEQYQQWLNKCLSPPPISLNLSGGQLRSRDFVFFAGEILHKTGVPIRMLELEVTETAMMGNLDTAQKILGELRGMGFSISLDDFGTGYSSLSYLRQLPIDKIKIDRSFVMEITHDPNSAAIIKATRAMAEALGHEVIAEGVETEGQLRFLEKIGCDEIQGYFYSKPLPPDELERFLRERPVLPIAATQEATKRILLLDDDPGVLATLGGLLEDNGYAVDTAGNAEDGFFKLAQQDISVVITDLVMDGLDGASFLARVKQLYPQTVRIAFTGQQDVAILVNAVNKGAVFKFFLKPWSESTVIGIVEEAIQYHRFLAKLKN, encoded by the coding sequence ATGGACGACGCAATTCCATCTGCACCGGAATGTGCCGCTCTCTATCAAACCGCTTTCGAAGAAAATCCGATCGCCTCGTTTATTCTGGATGCACAGGGACGCGTCCTGTTTTGGAATAAAGCCTGCGCACAGCTGACCGGTCTCGCCGCCGAGGAGGTCCTTGGAACCAGCGAGGTCTGGAAAGGTTTTTTTTCCCGTCCCCGACCGGTCTTGTCACAACAATTGCTCGAAGCTCATCAACCTACAGGCTGTAATTCCAACGCGGTCAACCTGTTCAGTCATACATCGGAAATCTCAAGAGAGGGCCTGTTCCGTTCCGTAAATGGGCAACAACGCTATTTGCTGGTGCAATGCCGGTTGCTCCGCGATGACGACGGGGCCGTTGTTGGTTGTATCGAGTCATTGACCGATTGTAGTGACAGTAAGATGTATCAGCGCCAGTTTGCTTTCAGCAAGACCCACGATACTCTGACCGGGCTGCCCAATCGGACCTTGCTGGAGGAAAACCTGTCCCAGGCTCTGCATTTGGCGCATCGAGCCGTCGATTTCGTCTCGGTTTTCTGGATTCAGCTGCAGGACTATGACAGTATCGACATCGCTTTTTCCGATGCCGACCTGGCCAGCCTGCTGGAAACAGTGTCCAGGCGGTTGTTGTCTGAGGTTCGGGCCATCGATACCCTGGCTTATTGCGGCAGGGGAGAATTTGTCGTTGCCGCCTCGAAGTTTCGTCATGAAGACTACATTCCCGATCTAGCCCATCGTTTGCGCGATGCTGCAACCTTCTCGGTCTCCCATTCCGGCAAATCGTTTAAGACCTCATGCCAGGTTGGGGTGAGTATTTTTCCCCGGAATGGACAAAATGCCGAGACCCTGCTGGCAAATGCCAGGAAGGCGGCCACCATGGTCAGTGGGGAGAAAGACGTCCTGATCCGTTTTGCCAGCGATGAGTTGAATGATAAATATCTGCTGCGGTTGAACCTTGAAGATCAGCTCAAGGGCGCTATCAAGTACAACGAACTGAGTCTGCATTTCCAACCCAAAGCATCGTTGAAAACCGGCCGCATGACCGGCATGGAGGCATTGTTACGTTGGCACAATCCAAAGCTCGGCGCGGTCAGCCCCGCGGTCTTTATCCCTCTGGCGGAAACCCTCGGGCTGATTGAGCCGATCGGGGAGTGGGTCTTTAAATCGGTCTGTGAACAATATCAGCAATGGCTGAATAAATGCCTTTCGCCTCCACCGATTTCCTTGAATCTGTCCGGAGGGCAGCTGCGTAGCCGGGATTTCGTGTTTTTTGCCGGGGAAATCCTCCATAAAACCGGGGTGCCGATCCGGATGCTGGAGCTTGAAGTGACCGAAACGGCCATGATGGGGAACCTTGATACGGCCCAGAAAATTCTCGGAGAGTTGAGGGGAATGGGGTTTTCGATTTCGCTGGATGATTTCGGCACCGGCTATTCAAGTCTCAGTTATCTCCGCCAATTGCCCATTGACAAGATAAAAATCGATCGCTCTTTTGTCATGGAAATCACTCATGATCCTAATAGTGCGGCGATTATCAAAGCGACCAGGGCCATGGCTGAAGCTCTTGGCCACGAGGTTATTGCCGAAGGGGTTGAAACCGAAGGGCAGTTGCGCTTTCTGGAAAAAATCGGCTGTGATGAAATTCAGGGTTATTTTTACTCAAAACCGCTGCCACCTGATGAATTGGAGCGGTTTTTGAGAGAGCGACCGGTCCTCCCCATTGCTGCAACGCAAGAAGCGACCAAGCGAATTTTGCTGCTGGATGACGATCCGGGTGTGCTGGCAACCTTGGGCGGACTGCTCGAAGACAACGGTTACGCGGTCGATACCGCCGGCAATGCCGAAGACGGTTTTTTCAAACTGGCCCAGCAAGATATTTCGGTGGTTATTACCGATCTGGTTATGGACGGGCTCGACGGAGCCAGTTTCCTGGCGCGAGTCAAACAGCTCTACCCGCAGACCGTGCGGATTGCATTTACCGGCCAGCAGGATGTGGCTATCCTGGTGAACGCGGTGAATAAGGGGGCGGTCTTCAAATTCTTTTTAAAACCCTGGTCCGAGAGTACGGTGATCGGCATTGTCGAAGAAGCCATCCAATATCATCGTTTTCTGGCCAAACTCAAGAATTAG
- a CDS encoding TIGR01212 family radical SAM protein (This family includes YhcC from E. coli K-12, an uncharacterized radical SAM protein.) — MRKKAFNLYSTHLKQRFGGRVHKISIDAGFGCPNRGGGRNAHGCLFCDPGGSGAVGIERNEPIAVQVERAKELMRRKYRAKWFIAYFQPFSNTFGPVEHLRSCYDQAMAVEDVIGLAVGTRPDCLPDPVLDLLGEYHRDSYFWLELGLQSIHDKTLHYLRRGHDYACFLDAYQRAKQRGLQVCVHVILGLPGESRADILATAAELARLRVDGIKLHLLHILEGTPLGELYKQGQVPMFEMQEYVELAVDFIELLPPETLIQRLTGDGPRDILLAPLWSINKWEILNAIDDELEKRGSCQGDRYSAGQACRQEQT, encoded by the coding sequence ATGCGAAAAAAGGCCTTTAATCTCTACTCGACCCACCTCAAGCAACGCTTTGGCGGCCGGGTCCATAAGATATCCATTGATGCTGGCTTTGGCTGCCCCAACCGGGGTGGCGGCCGTAACGCCCATGGCTGTCTATTCTGCGATCCCGGTGGCTCGGGCGCGGTCGGCATCGAACGCAATGAACCGATTGCGGTGCAGGTGGAACGAGCCAAGGAGCTGATGCGCCGAAAGTACCGCGCCAAGTGGTTCATCGCCTATTTCCAGCCCTTTTCCAACACCTTCGGCCCGGTCGAGCACCTGCGCTCCTGCTATGACCAGGCCATGGCCGTCGAGGATGTCATCGGCCTGGCCGTGGGGACCCGCCCCGATTGTTTGCCGGATCCGGTCCTCGACCTGCTTGGTGAATATCATCGCGACAGCTATTTCTGGCTGGAATTGGGACTGCAGAGCATTCACGACAAAACCCTGCATTACCTCCGTCGCGGTCACGACTATGCCTGTTTTCTGGATGCCTACCAGCGCGCCAAACAGCGCGGCTTGCAGGTCTGTGTTCACGTTATTCTGGGGCTGCCGGGTGAAAGCCGGGCCGACATTCTCGCCACCGCTGCCGAGCTGGCCCGGCTCAGGGTCGACGGAATCAAGCTGCACCTGCTGCATATCCTGGAGGGAACGCCCCTGGGAGAACTCTACAAGCAGGGGCAGGTGCCCATGTTCGAAATGCAGGAATATGTGGAGCTGGCCGTCGACTTCATTGAACTCCTCCCACCCGAGACCCTGATCCAGCGCCTGACCGGCGACGGTCCGCGCGATATTCTGCTGGCGCCGCTCTGGTCGATAAACAAATGGGAGATCCTCAACGCCATCGACGACGAGCTGGAAAAACGCGGCAGCTGTCAGGGTGACCGCTATAGCGCTGGGCAAGCCTGCCGTCAGGAGCAGACATAA
- a CDS encoding ATP-dependent helicase, whose protein sequence is MFDLNSLNPQQREAVVHRDGPLLLLAGAGSGKTRVITCRITYLLEQGVPADEILAVTFTNKAAKEMKERVEDMVGREAAKGMVIATFHSLCVRILKAHIDRLGYKKNFSIYPASDQQRLVRDLVREIGAETSSADADQVLFRISAAKNQLVRAEDYQASARDPFTSLVAAVYPRYQKKLKAYNAVDFDDLLLFGVTLLEQNPDLLEYYQRRFRYQMVDEYQDTNPVQYRLLRLLAGGHGNLCVVGDDDQSIYAFRGADVSNILDFEKDFPGTKVIKLEQNYRSTGNILAAANAVITNNTKRRDKKLWTAGGAGEQVDYLLCLDSEDEARQVMEMIHAEKYHKNLNYGDFAILYRTNTQSRAFEEQLRYENIPYVLIGGQQFFERKEIKDVVAYLRVILNATDEVNLLRIINYPKRGIGDSSIDRLIRYSAEQGLSLWKVLQQAAEVPDTNERTAAAISSFVNLLTGFRRRFQNPLRLVETLQELFREVKFADEIYRQEKDPAIAKRRVENQEELINSMAVYVERTPEPSLAGFLERISLQDDDGIGRNDKESKLAQDAVTLMSLHSSKGLEFPIVFLVGMEEGFLPHKKSIFETFDIDEERRLCYVGFTRAEKRLVLLGARQRRKYGKLEQREPSRFLSEIPAGQLNQPAPDKPIELTPEEQAKSASNFFSNISQMFGD, encoded by the coding sequence ATGTTCGATCTCAACAGTCTCAACCCACAACAGCGCGAAGCGGTCGTCCACCGCGACGGGCCGCTCCTGCTGCTGGCCGGTGCCGGTTCCGGAAAAACCCGTGTCATCACCTGTCGAATCACTTATCTGCTGGAGCAAGGCGTTCCCGCCGACGAGATCCTTGCGGTCACCTTTACCAACAAGGCGGCCAAGGAGATGAAGGAACGGGTCGAGGACATGGTCGGCCGTGAAGCCGCCAAGGGGATGGTGATCGCCACCTTCCATTCCCTCTGCGTTCGCATTCTCAAGGCCCATATCGACCGGCTCGGCTATAAAAAGAATTTTTCCATCTACCCGGCCAGCGACCAGCAGCGCCTGGTGCGCGATCTGGTGCGCGAAATCGGCGCTGAAACCAGTTCCGCCGATGCCGATCAGGTCCTGTTCCGCATTTCGGCCGCCAAAAACCAGCTGGTCCGCGCCGAGGATTATCAGGCCAGCGCACGTGATCCCTTTACCTCGTTGGTTGCCGCTGTTTATCCTCGCTACCAGAAGAAACTCAAGGCCTACAACGCCGTTGACTTTGACGACCTGCTGCTGTTCGGAGTCACCCTGCTGGAACAGAACCCGGACCTGCTGGAGTATTACCAACGCCGCTTCCGTTACCAGATGGTCGACGAATACCAGGACACCAACCCGGTCCAGTACCGCCTGCTCAGGCTGCTGGCGGGAGGTCACGGCAACCTCTGCGTGGTCGGTGACGACGACCAGTCGATCTACGCCTTTCGTGGCGCCGATGTCAGCAATATCCTCGACTTTGAGAAAGACTTCCCCGGCACCAAGGTGATCAAGCTGGAGCAGAACTACCGCTCCACCGGCAACATTTTGGCCGCGGCCAATGCGGTGATCACCAACAACACCAAACGTCGGGACAAAAAGCTCTGGACCGCGGGCGGCGCCGGCGAACAGGTCGATTATCTCCTTTGTCTCGACAGCGAAGATGAAGCACGCCAGGTCATGGAGATGATCCACGCGGAGAAATACCACAAGAACCTGAACTACGGCGATTTCGCCATCCTTTATCGGACCAACACCCAGTCACGAGCCTTCGAAGAGCAGCTGCGTTACGAAAACATCCCCTATGTCCTCATTGGCGGCCAGCAGTTTTTCGAGCGCAAAGAGATCAAGGATGTCGTTGCCTACCTGCGGGTGATTCTCAATGCCACCGACGAGGTCAACCTGCTACGAATCATCAACTATCCCAAGCGGGGCATCGGCGACAGCAGCATCGATCGGCTGATCCGCTATTCCGCGGAGCAGGGGCTGTCCCTCTGGAAGGTCCTCCAACAGGCCGCTGAGGTGCCCGACACCAACGAAAGGACTGCTGCCGCCATCAGCAGCTTTGTCAACCTGCTGACCGGCTTCCGGCGACGCTTCCAGAACCCGCTCCGCTTGGTCGAAACCCTGCAGGAGCTGTTCCGCGAGGTTAAATTCGCCGACGAGATCTATCGTCAGGAGAAAGATCCGGCCATTGCCAAACGCCGGGTTGAGAATCAGGAAGAATTGATCAACAGCATGGCGGTCTATGTCGAACGCACCCCCGAGCCGAGCCTGGCCGGGTTCCTGGAACGGATCAGCCTGCAGGATGATGATGGCATCGGCCGTAACGACAAGGAGAGCAAGCTGGCGCAGGACGCCGTGACCTTGATGAGCCTGCATTCGAGCAAGGGGCTGGAATTCCCCATCGTTTTTCTGGTCGGCATGGAAGAAGGCTTTCTGCCGCACAAAAAGTCGATTTTCGAAACTTTCGACATCGACGAGGAGCGTCGCCTCTGTTATGTCGGCTTCACCCGGGCTGAAAAACGCCTGGTCCTGCTCGGCGCCCGCCAACGCCGCAAGTACGGCAAACTGGAGCAGCGCGAACCGAGCCGGTTTTTGAGCGAAATCCCCGCCGGGCAGCTCAACCAGCCCGCTCCGGACAAGCCCATCGAACTGACACCCGAAGAGCAGGCCAAAAGTGCCAGTAATTTTTTTAGCAACATCAGTCAGATGTTTGGAGATTGA